From Halodesulfovibrio aestuarii DSM 17919 = ATCC 29578, the proteins below share one genomic window:
- a CDS encoding amidohydrolase family protein, with translation MNVIDFRFRPNTAETLSGIQNSSMFKGLCQHIDFSKMKAQTVAECVQDLTANNVVRAVITGRDCETTYGSKANNQSVIDFVQAHPEKFIGFFGMDPHKGMQGIRDLNHAVQTFGLRGAAVDPYLAQLYPNDAKYYPIYAKCCELEIPLVFTTGPATLVPAAVVDHVAPRYIDFVARDFPELKIVISHGGYPWVNEAIIVAERNKNVFIEISEYERSPMSEAYIQAANTMISDKLLYASAHPFIDFRQALQTYSELPFTPEVRQKVMHDNAAKLLGLETAPAVAPSAASADLVRDIVSEVLARLGK, from the coding sequence ATGAACGTGATTGACTTCCGTTTCCGTCCAAACACCGCGGAAACTCTGAGCGGAATCCAGAACAGCTCTATGTTCAAAGGTCTCTGCCAGCACATCGACTTTTCAAAAATGAAAGCTCAGACCGTAGCTGAGTGTGTTCAGGATCTTACTGCTAACAACGTTGTGCGCGCTGTTATCACTGGTCGTGACTGTGAAACCACCTACGGCTCCAAAGCTAACAACCAGAGTGTTATTGACTTTGTTCAGGCTCATCCAGAGAAGTTTATCGGCTTCTTCGGTATGGATCCACACAAAGGCATGCAGGGCATCCGTGACTTGAACCACGCGGTTCAGACTTTCGGCCTTCGCGGTGCAGCTGTTGACCCGTACCTTGCTCAGCTCTACCCTAACGATGCTAAGTACTACCCAATTTATGCAAAATGTTGTGAACTCGAAATTCCTCTCGTATTCACAACTGGTCCTGCTACCCTCGTTCCTGCAGCGGTAGTTGACCACGTTGCACCTCGTTACATCGACTTTGTTGCTCGCGACTTCCCTGAGCTCAAAATCGTAATCAGTCACGGTGGCTACCCATGGGTTAACGAAGCGATCATTGTTGCTGAACGTAACAAAAACGTATTCATCGAAATTTCTGAATACGAACGTTCCCCAATGTCTGAAGCATACATTCAGGCTGCAAACACAATGATTTCTGACAAGTTGCTTTATGCTTCTGCTCACCCATTCATTGATTTCCGTCAGGCACTTCAGACCTACAGTGAACTTCCATTCACTCCTGAAGTTCGCCAGAAAGTAATGCACGACAACGCTGCTAAATTGCTTGGTCTCGAAACTGCTCCTGCAGTTGCTCCAAGTGCAGCATCTGCTGACCTCGTAAGAGATATCGTTTCCGAAGTTCTCGCACGACTCGGCAAATAG
- a CDS encoding iron-containing alcohol dehydrogenase yields MSFQQTATPVEFYMPPVTVIGSGAVKEIPARLASLGGSKPLLVTDKGMTQLGVTASIVQLMQAAGMQCAVYDETVPNPTDKNVSDGLAQYVANGCDCIITLGGGSAHDCGKGIGIVATNGGTIHQYEGVNKARVAMPPFLAVNTTAGTASEMTRFCIITDTARKVKMALVDWRVTPGIALDDPELMMGMPPSLTAATGLDALTHAVEAYVSTGATHMTDANAEKAIKLISKYLRRAVGNGRNLEAREAMCYAQYQAGMAFNNAGLGYVHAMAHQLGGYLNLPHGECNAILLPHVCEFNMLAAMDRFAEMAEFFGVQGSARTQREAASNVIQAIRDLMQDVGIPASLTLLAKKYGKTVNPEDFEVMAESAMKDACAATNPRGMRKEDIIAIYRKIL; encoded by the coding sequence ATGAGCTTTCAGCAGACAGCCACACCTGTCGAGTTTTATATGCCGCCAGTTACAGTTATCGGTTCTGGCGCAGTTAAAGAGATCCCAGCAAGACTTGCGTCTCTAGGAGGTTCCAAGCCTTTGCTCGTAACAGATAAAGGAATGACACAGCTTGGAGTTACCGCTTCTATCGTACAGCTTATGCAGGCTGCCGGCATGCAGTGCGCAGTTTATGATGAGACTGTGCCTAACCCGACTGATAAAAACGTCAGTGATGGGCTTGCACAGTACGTCGCTAATGGTTGTGACTGTATTATTACTCTCGGTGGCGGCAGCGCTCATGATTGTGGTAAAGGTATCGGGATCGTGGCAACTAACGGTGGGACAATTCATCAGTATGAAGGTGTAAATAAGGCGCGCGTGGCTATGCCACCATTCCTTGCAGTCAACACAACCGCAGGCACTGCATCTGAAATGACTCGTTTTTGCATCATTACTGATACTGCTCGTAAAGTTAAAATGGCTCTTGTTGATTGGCGCGTGACTCCCGGTATTGCCTTGGATGATCCGGAGTTGATGATGGGCATGCCGCCAAGTCTTACTGCTGCGACAGGTCTTGATGCGCTCACACATGCAGTGGAAGCTTACGTTTCTACCGGTGCAACTCATATGACTGATGCAAACGCTGAAAAAGCTATTAAGCTTATTTCTAAGTACTTGCGCCGTGCAGTAGGCAACGGTCGCAACCTCGAAGCTCGTGAAGCAATGTGCTATGCACAGTATCAGGCAGGCATGGCCTTCAATAACGCTGGCCTTGGATACGTCCATGCGATGGCGCACCAGCTTGGTGGTTACCTGAACCTGCCTCATGGTGAATGTAACGCAATTCTCTTGCCGCATGTATGTGAATTTAACATGCTTGCAGCTATGGATCGCTTTGCAGAAATGGCAGAATTTTTTGGGGTGCAAGGTTCTGCACGTACTCAGCGCGAAGCTGCAAGTAATGTAATTCAGGCAATACGCGACCTCATGCAGGACGTTGGTATTCCAGCCAGCCTTACACTGCTCGCCAAAAAATACGGCAAAACTGTGAATCCTGAAGACTTCGAAGTTATGGCAGAAAGCGCAATGAAAGATGCTTGTGCAGCTACAAACCCTCGCGGTATGCGTAAAGAAGACATCATCGCAATCTACCGTAAAATTTTATAG